The following are from one region of the uncultured Hyphomonas sp. genome:
- a CDS encoding helix-turn-helix domain-containing protein, translated as MAEAPYKAPALEKGLDILECLASMRTPQSISDIARSLGRSRSEIYRMVVVLEMRGYVERTDDPEKLQLSNRLFEVGMRSPPKADLHQAALPVMSELAAEMMQSIQLAVVSFDQIVVIARTESPDDVGFSVRLGHRRSIMKSASGVVLFSFATPFQREKMVADLTAGGVPAEEIKALRANAPSVLETGHVSMPSRMVDGVTDIGAPIFDSASSGAVASLTVPFVVTRRARVSLAEAPGMVAAAAARISAALGHVQAGTA; from the coding sequence ATGGCAGAAGCCCCCTATAAGGCACCCGCGCTCGAAAAGGGGCTGGACATTCTCGAATGCCTGGCCAGCATGCGGACGCCCCAATCGATATCCGACATTGCCCGGAGTCTTGGCCGGTCGCGGAGCGAGATTTACCGCATGGTCGTCGTGCTCGAAATGCGCGGCTATGTGGAGCGTACGGACGATCCGGAAAAGCTGCAATTGTCAAACCGCCTGTTCGAGGTCGGGATGCGGTCACCGCCCAAGGCCGACCTGCACCAGGCGGCCCTGCCGGTGATGTCGGAACTGGCGGCGGAGATGATGCAATCCATTCAGCTCGCCGTGGTCAGCTTTGATCAGATCGTCGTGATCGCCCGCACGGAAAGCCCGGATGATGTCGGGTTCAGTGTCCGGCTTGGACACCGCCGGTCGATCATGAAGTCCGCGTCGGGCGTGGTGCTGTTCTCGTTCGCCACGCCATTCCAGCGTGAGAAAATGGTCGCGGACCTGACGGCAGGCGGCGTCCCAGCAGAAGAGATCAAGGCGCTCCGGGCGAATGCGCCATCGGTGCTTGAGACCGGGCATGTCTCCATGCCCTCGCGCATGGTGGACGGCGTGACAGATATCGGCGCCCCGATTTTTGACTCGGCCAGCAGCGGGGCCGTCGCCAGCCTCACAGTGCCGTTCGTTGTGACCCGCCGCGCCAGGGTGTCGCTCGCGGAGGCGCCCGGAATGGTGGCCGCCGCCGCCGCGCGGATATCCGCGGCGCTCGGTCATGTGCAGGCAGGCACGGCCTAG
- a CDS encoding L-rhamnose mutarotase, whose product MQRMAFMIRLKPEKIPEYKDLHANAWPGILKQISACNIRNYTIFLRQPENLLVGVYEYHGDDYEADMARMGEDPETRKWWALTDPCQMPLESAGPGEWWSPLEEVFHHD is encoded by the coding sequence ATGCAACGCATGGCATTCATGATCCGGTTGAAACCTGAAAAGATACCGGAATACAAAGACTTGCACGCAAACGCCTGGCCGGGGATCCTGAAACAGATCTCCGCCTGCAATATCCGCAACTACACGATCTTCCTGCGCCAGCCGGAAAATCTGCTGGTCGGCGTCTATGAATATCATGGCGATGATTATGAGGCGGACATGGCCCGGATGGGCGAAGATCCGGAAACCCGGAAATGGTGGGCGCTGACCGATCCCTGCCAGATGCCACTCGAATCAGCGGGTCCCGGCGAGTGGTGGAGCCCGCTGGAAGAGGTGTTTCACCATGATTAG
- a CDS encoding alpha-L-fucosidase: MSEKALYQPTAESLSSHEVPDWFLDAKFGIFIHWGPYSIPAFAPHKLAIDKIDPADEKQGFANTPYAAWYQNTMLFEDGATARYHAETYGADYAYERFGEAFNASLSGWDPVAWAQLFRRSGAGYVVLVTKHHDGFALWPSEVENPNRASWHTERDVVGELAAAVRAEGLKFGVYYSGGVDWTFKHQRIESFMDFMTSIPGEVEGYTDYATAQYEELITRYRPDYLWNDIAYPSAQASYDVLAKYYNTVPEGLTNDRWIAPDGQLPADAFDKPEGLTGLLPPKPAVWDVRTPEYGMFDRILPFVWETTRGMGHSFAYNRNETDADYLTRDDLVAMLARAACFNGNVLLNVGPRGDAVIPPGQAERLEAAGAWLEAAGPSILGTRPVELPEREAGGVPVGATRRDGALYLHVFGVPEAQTLEISLPEELGPVASVTQYGGEVSAWSVDAGRLSLTVPAWADTAVQSFRLEGGL, encoded by the coding sequence ATGTCTGAGAAGGCGCTTTATCAGCCCACGGCAGAGAGCCTGTCCTCGCATGAGGTTCCCGATTGGTTTCTGGACGCCAAGTTCGGCATCTTCATTCATTGGGGGCCGTACTCGATCCCGGCCTTTGCGCCGCACAAGCTGGCCATCGACAAGATCGACCCTGCCGATGAAAAACAGGGCTTCGCCAATACCCCCTACGCAGCCTGGTACCAGAACACGATGCTGTTTGAGGACGGTGCGACGGCGCGGTATCATGCGGAAACGTATGGGGCGGACTATGCCTATGAGCGGTTCGGGGAGGCGTTCAACGCGTCGCTGTCCGGCTGGGATCCGGTGGCGTGGGCGCAGCTGTTCCGCCGGTCCGGGGCGGGCTATGTGGTTCTGGTGACCAAGCATCATGACGGGTTTGCCCTGTGGCCGAGCGAGGTGGAGAACCCGAACCGTGCCAGCTGGCATACGGAGCGGGATGTGGTTGGCGAGCTTGCCGCGGCGGTGCGGGCCGAGGGCCTGAAGTTCGGCGTCTACTATTCCGGGGGTGTGGACTGGACGTTCAAGCACCAGCGGATCGAGAGCTTCATGGACTTCATGACCTCCATCCCGGGTGAGGTGGAAGGGTATACGGATTATGCCACCGCCCAGTATGAAGAACTGATCACGCGTTATCGTCCGGATTATCTCTGGAACGACATCGCCTATCCGTCGGCGCAGGCCTCCTATGATGTGCTGGCCAAATACTACAACACGGTGCCGGAGGGTCTGACGAATGACCGCTGGATCGCGCCGGACGGGCAGTTACCGGCAGATGCGTTCGACAAGCCGGAAGGGCTGACAGGCCTGCTGCCGCCGAAGCCGGCTGTGTGGGATGTGCGCACGCCAGAATACGGCATGTTTGACCGGATCCTGCCCTTTGTGTGGGAGACGACGCGGGGCATGGGGCATTCCTTTGCGTATAATCGCAATGAGACAGATGCCGACTATCTGACGCGGGACGATCTTGTGGCAATGCTGGCGCGGGCGGCATGCTTCAACGGGAATGTGCTGTTGAATGTCGGCCCGCGGGGGGACGCGGTGATCCCGCCGGGGCAGGCCGAGCGGCTTGAGGCGGCGGGGGCGTGGCTTGAGGCGGCCGGTCCGTCGATCCTGGGGACGCGGCCGGTCGAGCTGCCGGAGCGTGAAGCGGGCGGCGTGCCGGTCGGGGCGACGCGCCGGGACGGAGCGCTTTACCTGCACGTGTTCGGCGTGCCGGAGGCGCAGACGCTGGAGATCTCCCTGCCGGAGGAGCTCGGGCCTGTCGCCTCGGTGACGCAATATGGCGGCGAGGTCTCGGCCTGGTCTGTCGATGCCGGACGGCTCTCCCTCACCGTTCCCGCATGGGCCGACACCGCCGTTCAGTCCTTCAGACTGGAGGGCGGATTGTGA